In Osmia bicornis bicornis chromosome 10, iOsmBic2.1, whole genome shotgun sequence, one genomic interval encodes:
- the LOC114876239 gene encoding atypical kinase COQ8B, mitochondrial isoform X2, which translates to MRLKTNEILGTPFGESTAVKPSKSKLYVYNLSKDPKEISVEMDVANIKSESVSSIQEKQDKSVVKKYTTVKEKIETISKLESEIPKIELSEKDKEILRKLELEHEQKIQKQSIKQDNASETHSDVIEDKNINIGPEKPKAKPSVRPKQTLSPNAKAQKVPATRFQRMVSFGTLGLGLGVGTVAEYTRRTLGFKKQSVGETFDSMFLTKANAERIVSTLCKVRGAALKIGQILSIQDESIINPELQQVFERVRQSADFMPKWQVEKVLASELGHNWRSKLATFEEKPFAAASIGQVHHGTLLNGQDVAIKIQYPGVATGIQSDVENLVGIMKVWNIFPKGMFIDNLVEVAKRELAWEVDYIREAECTRKYRKLMEPYPEYYVPATIDELSTNQIFTTEMIEGIPVDKCTNMDMETREHICKLIMRLCLNELFVFRYMQTDPNWSNFFYNTDTKQLILLDFGACRDYDKSFMDKYIEIIYAASEGDRDKILNLSKEMGFLTGYESKIMEEAHIDAVMVLGQVFDKNHKYYDFGGQDVTKRMQALVPTILDHRLCPPPEEIYSLHRKLSGFFLLCAKLKVKINCRDMFREVYTNYKFG; encoded by the exons atgaGATTAAAAACTAATGAAATCCTTGGAACACCATTTGGTGAAAGTACTGCTGTAAAACCTAGCAAATCCAAGCTATATGTTTATAATCTTTCTAAAGATCCTAAAGAAATATCAGTTGAGATGGATGTTGCTAATATTAAATCAGAATCTGTAAGCAGCATACAAGAAAAACAAGATAAATCTGTTGTAAAGAAGTATACAactgtaaaagaaaaaattgaaacaatatCTAAGTTGGAGAGTGAAATACCAAAGATTGAACTTTCagaaaaagataaagaaattctaaggaaattagaattagaacatgaacaaaaaatacaaaaacaaaGTATAAAGCAAGACAATGCATCAGAAACTCACTCTGATGTAAtagaagataaaaatataaatataggTCCAGAAAAACCTAAAGCTAAGCCATCTGTTAGACCAAAACAGACT CTTTCACCTAATGCAAAAGCCCAGAAAGTTCCAGCTACCAGATTTCAAAGAATGGTAAGCTTTGGAACATTAGGACTTGGTTTAGGTGTTGGAACAGTTGCAGAGTATACACGCAGAACACTAGGATTCAAAAAGCAAAGTGTTGGAGAAACATTTGACAGCATGTTTCTTACCAAAGCAAATGCTGAAAGGATAGTTTCAACTCTGTGTAAAGTAAGAG GTGCAGCTTTAAAAATTGGACAAATTTTAAGCATACAAGATGAAAGCATAATTAATCCTGAATTACAACAAGTTTTTGAACGAGTTAGGCAAAGTGCTGATTTCATGCCAAAATGGCAAGTTGAAAAAGTATTAGCTAGTGAACTTGGGCATAATTGGAGAAGCAAATTAGCTACATTTGAAGAAAAGCCATTTGCTGCTGCTTCAATTG GTCAGGTACACCATGGTACATTATTAAATGGGCAAGATGTTGCAATAAAAATCCAGTATCCTGGTGTAGCTACAGGCATACAAAGTGATGTTGAAAATTTAGTAGGCATAATGAAG GTTTggaatatttttccaaaagGTATGTTTATAGATAACTTAGTGGAAGTAGCAAAGCGAGAACTTGCATGGGAAGTTGATTATATTCGAGAAGCCGAATGTACAAGGAAATATAGAAAACTTATGGAACCTTATCCGGAATATTACGTTCCTGCTACGATAG ATGAATTGTCAACAAACCAGATTTTTACAACTGAGATGATAGAAGGTATTCCGGTAGATAAATGTACGAACATGGATATGGAAACAAGAGAACacatttgtaaattaattatgCGTTTATGTcttaatgaattatttgttTTTCGATATATGCAAACCGATCCGAATTGGTCGAACTTTTTCTACAATACTGATACGAAACAA TTAATATTGTTAGACTTCGGTGCATGTCGAGACTATGACAAATCGTTCATGGATAAAtacattgaaataatttatgcTGCGAGTGAAGGTGATCgtgataaaattttaaacttatctaAAGAAATGGGATTTCTTACAGGATATGAATCTAAA ATCATGGAAGAGGCTCATATAGATGCAGTAATGGTTTTAGGTCAagtatttgataaaaatcatAAATATTATGATTTTGGTGGACAAGATGTAACTAAACG aatGCAGGCATTGGTTCCAACAATATTGGACCATAGACTTTGTCCTCCACCTGAAGAGATATATAGTTTACACAGAAAATTGTCAGGCTTTTTCTTATTGTGTGCTAAACTTAaagttaaaataaattgtcGTGACATGTTTCGTGAAGTatatacaaattataaatttggATGA
- the LOC114876240 gene encoding homocysteine-responsive endoplasmic reticulum-resident ubiquitin-like domain member 2 protein: MIMEGTAVKLMIKAPNQQIKDQIVNCDIGWTVGRLKEHLSEVYPSKPERASQKLIYSGQLLNDSVHLKDVLRQCDGQEDQTYIVHLVCASQKASTNKMEQVTESTSTIPTARSTIEHMRLNNTNNIENQSPNMNNVAMQHAPTQLYSAQQYFDPRNNQQVAWMQQAYTHYFTQYMQFMAAQGIQLQTSIPYVQQMNINTNDSVQTSYANNTNNTNNVGDEQQQPAAQEADINAGNNDAGEDGAFIRDWLDFFYMLSRIIFLFSIVYFYSSPLRFLIVTFLGFVMYLYQGGFFRVQPLLLPENNNGRVDRMDNNNQVLQNQAVGPQPVPQQQNVGQIPTVEAEARTNANEEHEEERPGALAFTWTFFSTFFASLIPDQPNVI; encoded by the exons atgataATGGAAGGAACTGCCGTGAAATTAATGATAAAAGCACCAAATCAACAAATTAAAGATCAGATTGTAAACTGTGATATTGGATGGACTGTTGGACGATTAAAAGAACATTTATCTGAAGTTTATCCTAGTAAACCA GAACGAGCAAGTCAAAAACTAATATATTCAGgacaattattaaatgattctGTACATTTGAAAGATGTTCTAAGGCAGTGCGATGGACAAGAAGATCAAACTTACATAGTTCATTTAGTTTGTGCTTCACAAAAAGCATCTACTAATAAAATGGAACAAGTTACAGAAAGTACAAGTACAATTCCTACTGCAAGAAGTACCATAGAACATATGagattaaataatacaaataatatagaaaatcAGAGTCCAAATATGAACAATGTTGCCATGCAACATGCACCTACACAATTGTATTCTGCACAACAATACTTTGATCCAAGGAATAACCAGCAAGTGGCTTGGATGCAACAGGCATATACTCATTATTTTACTCAATATATGCAATT cATGGCAGCACAAGGAATACAATTGCAAACTAGCATTCCCTATGTTCAGCAAATGAATATCAATACAAATGACAGTGTTCAAACTTCTTAtgcaaataatacaaataatactaataatgtAGGTGATGAACAGCAGCAACCAGCTGCCCAAGAAGCTGATATTAATGCTGGAAATAATGATGCCGGAGAGGATGGTGCATTTATTAGAGATTGGCTAGACTTTTTTTATATGTTGtcaagaattatttttctcttcagtatagtatatttttattcttcgcCGCTAAGATTTCTTATCGTTACATTTCTTGGCTTTGTAATGTATCT ATACCAAGGTGGTTTCTTCAGAGTACAACCTCTTCTCTTACCTGAAAATAACAATGGTAGAGTAGACAGAATGGATAACAATAATCAGGTGTTGCAAAATCAAGCAGTGGGTCCTCAACCTGTACCTCAACAACAAAACGTTGGGCAAATACCAACAGTAGAAGCAGAAGCAAGAACAAATGCAAATGAAGAACACGAAGAAGAGAGACCTGGTGCACTTGCTTTCACTTGGACATTTTTCAGTACATTTTTTGCTTCTCTTATTCCCGATCAAccaaatgttatttaa
- the LOC123988208 gene encoding IQ and AAA domain-containing protein 1-like, whose protein sequence is MCTYNRKLQMGEIMPKKMSIATFVFAARTIQRAWRRYLAKKKMKKRADRVEELLDMTIPSWKSEKVFVKDKESFQKKLELMPGFVDRVTKTTDDNRAKLWKIRGPGLVEDITEEVREWFIVWYDTVGHYDAYPAARLGGSVLIATGETLTPEEYLMRKGEKETAKGKGKGAAAAAKTATDSTKKKKKMISWIDETKAFSFLDDANQDFIKNWSFRDDSNDPQDKIYEDLIKDKLCYELQLEMRRIVDELMRLELQKLNKALKRDYKADKKNLDIPKDKSKFDLIQYTNKEFITH, encoded by the exons ATGTGTACTTACAACCGCAAGCTGCAGATGGGAGAAATTATGCCAAAGAAGATGAGCATAGCTACCTTCGTATTCGCAGCCAGGACGATACAAAGAGCTTGGAGAAGATATCTtgcgaagaagaaaatgaagaaacggGCGGATCGTGTGGAAGAACTATTGGACATGACGATACCCAGCTGGAAATCTGAAAAAGTATTCGTTAAGGATAAAGAAAGTTTTCAGAAGAAATTAGAACTGATGCCAGGGTTCGTTGATCGAGTAACGAAAACGACAGATGACAACCGAGCGAAA CTGTGGAAGATCAGAGGACCAGGTTTAGTCGAAGACATCACAGAGGAGGTTCGTGAATGGTTCATCGTATGGTACGACACGGTTGGACACTACGACGCCTACCCAGCTGCACGTTTAGGGGGCAGCGTTCTAATAGCCACCGGGGAGACTTTAACACCTGAAGAGTATCTAATGCGGAAGGGAGAGAAGGAAACGGCTAAAGGTAAAGGTAAAGGAGCAGCTGCAGCTGCTAAAACAGCAACAGATTCTaccaagaagaagaagaagatgataTCTTGGATAGATGAGACAAAAGCATTTTCCTTCCTCGATGATGCCAATCAGGATTTTATTAAGAACTGGAGCTTTCGTGACGATTCAAATGATCCTCAGGATAAAATATACGAGGACCTCATTAAGGACAAGCTTTGCTATGAGCTTCAGTTGGAGATGAGGAGAATAGTTGATGAACTGATGAGGCTGGAGCTGCAAAAATTGAATAAAGCATTGAAAAGGGATTACAAAGCTGATAAGAAAAACCTGGATATACCTAAAGATAAAAGTAAATTTGATCTCATACAATACACTAATAAAGAATTTATCACTCATTAA
- the LOC114876282 gene encoding dynein regulatory complex protein 11-like, which translates to MGEIRQVVMEYCILPLSSKEVHQTAPLVRAVCICGLPRHGKSVLANAVCSETGALLFDMTPSVLVDKYIGRKNERKLITMISKVAREYAPSIIFIDNGEKPWLKKIPPEERKLQPRRFAKYYPKLVKSIKRGDQILFLTTSSEPYKARRPFVKIHDKFIMIPLTDYNTLYMFYKDLLMKYHEVDRNIDVSCLAKMSVGIPLEFIRNAVENVLNLRRRITLKFNPLKQQEIMEEVFKYEPPRAKTLKQFVNFENKTPLGKKRLKILAKEKQEHELREKMKKTHK; encoded by the exons ATGGGCGAAATTAGACAGGTGGTTATGGAATACTGTATACTCCCACTCAGCTCCAAGGAAGTGCACCAAACTGCACCCCTGGTGCGAGCTGTTTGTATCTGTGGTCTTCCACGACATGGGAAGAGCGTTCTGGCGAACGCAGTATGCTCTGAG ACTGGAGCATTGTTATTCGACATGACACCATCTGTACTGGTAGATAAGTACATAGGACGAAAAAACGAGCGCAAATTAATCACGATGATCTCAAAAGTGGCCCGAGAATACGCTCCTTCGATAATCTTCATCGACAACGGTGAAAAACCATGGCTGAAGAAGATACCGCCTGAAGAGAGGAAATTACAGCCGAGACGTTTCGCAAAGTACTATCCAAAGTTGGTGAAAAGCATCAAACGTGGTGACCAG ATCCTATTTCTCACGACCTCCTCGGAGCCATATAAAGCAAGAAGACCCTTCGTCAAGATCCACGACAAGTTTATAATGATTCCTCTCACGGACTACAACACGCTTTACATGTTTTACAAAGATCTGCTGATGAAGTACCACGAAGTGGATCGCAATATCGACGTATCTTGTTTGGCGAAGATGTCCGTGGGCATTCCATTGGAGTTCATAAGAAACGCCGTCGAGAATGTCCTAAATCTTCGGCGGAGGATCACCCTGAAGTTTAACCCGTTGAAACAGCAAGAGATTATGGAGGAAGTGTTCAAGTACGAGCCTCCTCGAGCGAAGACGTTGAAGCAGTTcgtgaattttgaaaataaaactcCGCTTGGTAAAAAGAGGTTGAAGATACTGGCAAAAGAGAAGCAAGAACACGAACTCCgcgagaaaatgaaaaaaacgcATAAATGA
- the LOC114876281 gene encoding uncharacterized protein LOC114876281, translating into MSPSRSKKSGSRRSSILKLPKHRQDLQNLNDNNSSNDNSPANTLKFKRRVSFAEKKHVKEFCNSVEQGTVWDSTYEEHDLSNFKVPDTSNQEEHIVHKENIVYFNQENNIQFVSNVKDNGTESRDMLLSQPEISVHYNNLNATSIQDIHMEFTEVVSHSVYRDVNYIQNNKLVETLQNSSMELTQPIYSSINTLQNFQQKHDIQRLNSQSKLNNLNVTAVDSNASMELTVAVSSIIKPVDNANKENLPIYSENNRTRRFDNVSMEITTPVPSVPVVLHRLQEPLDNIPMEITAPVSSIIKPVDNANKENLPIYSENNRTRRFDNVSMEITTPVPSVPVVLHRLQEPLDNIPMEITAPVSSIIKPVDNANKENLPIYSENNRTRRFDNVSMEITTPVPSVPVVLHRLQEPLDNIPMEITAPVSSIIKPVDNANTENLSIYSENNRTRRYDNVSMEITTPVPSVPVVLHRLQEPLDNIPMEITAPVPSVSSVLHNLQQPVTNNEIGTCDSVIPVGNKITIFHDNSMEITSGVKTQANRDTNCQVDEGNRSLVTEEAGFKYDNEKTKVLSMSMEVIEAMNMHSIAKSQERKERNRKITDASIENDLRKVRSYLDCCEASTNPDKTSMYDNEVMEFTEAIKTSSKKMHDKTSLTANKTNIYDNEAMEFTEALRTSPKNNLTNTEHVQNSQWSNDEDNSVNLVSNKTTICQNNSMTITNIVSPSSMKDDFKNVTEDHESNINNPELIKTVEYPNMSMDITEDALVLQCHLPRENSVINSVYVKEPVLLENKDKDLLDSNVVPGNILKDITDIVVPSLSESNLIMDKDDSLQYLKSIATKTSALTEHENSVSSPSDTVSLELKEQDADALTLKENIRRETYVLHSPKFHDPSIVIPEFQSQNTISNPRRTYIIQPLNIDHSCNKENDETSDNVNNEIKNDSFCYTSNDKTSCTRSSLNNTGNLQNNDDEHLTEEDVMFFNNNLEELHTITPPSFLCLEDSDSDTLGDADVEVNLNSNNIKNSEASEEKNILENRCNLENISDIHEETLKTDEVVGVQIGQINKDCSEVHLSPRSESHESVEQKDMSIELDPFSSLMNKLKVCAESDEIIWEVYHESIERNLFVIGFVSSSLLVVIYLKDNFDALGDELIKEIKIYSRLADDADALISLVHRIIMEKLDAQVLADLCKNCGDIFLILDNISKEVKLAMDFMFDVERIRDINLMEITRDSVSFIAFAKRKDIILRVTVDIKPFHKIESKDISVHCRLGSVREEDVKLLITNIKRDHKFLRRYISDVKDYIYLMEESVNIIKR; encoded by the exons AT GTCTCCCTCCAGATCTAAGAAAAGCGGTTCAAGACGCTCTTCT ATTCTTAAGCTTCCTAAACACCGCCAAGatctacaaaatttaaatgataaCAATTCATCGAATGACAATAGTCCTGCTAatacattaaaatttaaaagacGAGTTAGCTTTGCAGAAAAGAAGCATGTCAA AGAATTTTGTAATTCCGTGGAGCAAGGAACAGTATGGGATAGTACATATGAAGAACATGATTTGAGTAACTTTAAAGTGCCAGATACTTCTAATCAAGAAGAACATATTGTTCataaagaaaacattgtttattttaatcaagaaaataatatacaatttgtatctaatgtaaaaGATAATGGTACAGAGAGTAGGGATATGTTGTTAAGTCAGCCTGAAATTTCAGTACATTATAATAACTTAAATGCTACATCTATTCAGGATATTCATATGGAATTTACTGAAGTTGTTTCTCACTCTGTATATCGCGAtgtaaattatattcaaaacAATAAGTTAGTGGAAACACTTCAGAATTCATCAATGGAATTGACACAACCAATTTATTCTTCTATAAAtacgttacaaaattttcaacaGAAGCATGATATTCAAAGGCTTAATTCTCAGTCCAAATTAAATAACTTAAATGTAACAGCAGTAGATTCAAATGCATCAATGGAATTAACTGTAGCAGTATCATCTATCATTAAACCTGTTGATAATgctaataaagaaaatttaccaaTATATTCAGAAAATAACAGAACCAGAAGGTTTGATAATGTTTCAATGGAAATAACTACACCAGTACCCTCAGTGCCAGTAGTACTACATAGACTGCAGGAACCACTTGATAATATTCCAATGGAAATAACTGCACCAGTATCATCTATCATTAAACCTGTTGATAATgctaataaagaaaatttaccaaTATATTCAGAAAATAACAGAACCAGAAGGTTTGATAATGTTTCAATGGAAATAACTACACCAGTACCCTCAGTGCCAGTAGTACTGCACAGACTGCAGGAACCACTTGATAATATTCCAATGGAAATAACTGCACCAGTATCATCTATCATTAAACCTGTTGATAATgctaataaagaaaatttaccaaTATATTCTGAAAATAACAGAACTAGAAGGTTTGATAATGTTTCAATGGAAATAACTACACCAGTACCCTCAGTGCCAGTAGTACTGCACAGACTGCAGGAACCACTTGATAATATTCCAATGGAAATAACTGCACCAGTATCATCTATCATTAAACCTGTTGATAATGCTAATACagaaaatttatcaatatATTCTGAAAATAACAGAACCAGAAGGTATGATAATGTTTCAATGGAAATAACTACACCAGTACCCTCAGTGCCAGTAGTACTACACAGACTGCAGGAACCACTTGATAATATTCCAATGGAAATAACTGCACCAGTACCATCAGTGTCATCAGTACTACATAACTTGCAGCAACCAGTTACTAATAATGAAATAGGAACTTGTGATTCAGTGATACCTGTTGGaaataaaattaccatttttcatGATAATTCAATGGAAATTACTAGTGGTGTGAAAACACAGGCTAATAGAGATACAAATTGCCAGGTTGACGAAGGCAATAGATCACTAGTAACAGAAGAAGCAGGTTTTAAGTATGATAATGAAAAAACTAAAGTACTAAGCATGTCTATGGAAGTGATTGAAGCTATGAATATGCATTCCATAGCTAAAAgtcaagaaagaaaagaaagaaatcgcAAAATTACAGATGCTTCTATTGAAAATGATTTGAGAAAAGTAAGGTCTTATTTAGACTGCTGTGAAGCATCAACTAATCCTGATAAAACCAGTATGTATGATAATGAAGTAATGGAGTTTACTGAAGCTATAAAAACTTCATCTAAAAAGATGCACGATAAAACATCACTTACTGCAAATAAAACCAACATTTATGATAATGAAGCAATGGAATTTACTGAAGCTTTAAGAACCTCacctaaaaataatttaacaaatacTGAACATGTACAAAATAGTCAGTGGAGTAATGATGAAGACAATAGTGTAAACTTGGTATCAAATAAGACTACCATTTGTCAGAATAATTCAATGACAATTACAAACATAGTATCACCATCTAGTATGAAAGATGACTTTAAAAATGTAACTGAAGATCATGAATCAAACATAAATAATCCAGAATTGATCAAAACAGTTGAATATCCAAATATGTCTATGGATATTACAGAAGATGCACTGGTATTACAATGTCATCTTCCAAGAGAGAACAGTGTTATAAATTCTGTTTATGTTAAAGAACCAGTATTActtgaaaataaagataaagatTTGTTAGATTCGAATGTAGTACCTGGTAATATCTTAAAAGACATTACTGACATAGTAGTTCCATCTCTGTCAGAATCGAATTTAATTATGGACAAAGATGATtctttacaatatttaaaaagcaTTGCTACAAAAACATCTGCTTTAACAGAACATGAAAATTCTGTTAGTAGTCCATCTGACACAGTTTCACTTGAATTAAAGGAACAAGATGCTGATGCTTTGactttaaaagaaaatatcagGAGGGAAACTTATGTTCTTCATAGCCCTAAATTTCATGATCCTAGTATTGTAATTCCAGAGTTCCAATCACAAAATACTATATCAAATCCAAGAAGAACATACATTATTCAGCCATTAAATATAGATCATTCTTGTAACAAAGAGAATGATGAAACAAGCGATAATGTCAATAATGAGATAAAGAATGATAGTTTTTGTTACACATCAAATGATAAAACAAGCTGTACAAGAAGCAGTCTGAATAACACAGGCAACTTACAAAACAATGATGATGAACATTTAACAGAAGAAGATGTTATGTTTTTCAATAACAATTTAGAGGAATTGCATACCATTACACCACCATCATTTCTTTGTTTGGAAGATTCAGATTCAGATACACTTGGAGATGCTGACGTAGAAGTGAATCTTAATTccaataatattaaaaattcagaGGCCagtgaagaaaaaaatatcttaGAAAATAGatgtaatttagaaaatataagTGATATTCATGAAGAAACTTTAAAGACGGATGAAGTAGTTGGTGTACAAATTGgacaaataaataaagattGTTCAGAAGTACATTTAAGCCCACGTTCAGAATCTCATGAGTCGGTTGAACAAAAAGATATGTCGATCGAATTAGATCCTTTCTCTTCACTAATGAACAAACTGAAAGTTTGTGCTGAAAG TGACGAAATTATTTGGGAAGTCTACCATGAAAGTATTGAAAGGAACCTGTTTGTAATTGGTTTTGTATCTTCTTCATTGTTAgtagtaatttatttaaaggATAACTTTGATGCTTTAGGTGATGAGCTTATTAAAGAAATCAAAATATATTCTCGCCTGGCAG ACGATGCTGACGCATTAATAAGCTTGGTTCATCGAATAATCATGGAAAAATTAGACGCTCAAGTATTGGCGGATTTATGCAAAAATTGCGgggatatttttttaatactaGATAACATTTCAAAAGAAGTAAAACTAGCTATGGATTTTATGTTCGATGTGGAACGTATAAGAGACATAAATTTGATGGAAATAACTCGTGACAG CGTATCTTTCATAGCATTTGCCAAAAGGAAAGACATTATATTGAGGGTCACAGTAGACATTAAACCATTTCACAAAATTGAATCTAAAGATATTTCTGTACATTGTAGATTAGGGTCTGTAAG AGAGGAGGATGTTAAACTGTTAATAACGAATATAAAACGAGACCATAAATTTTTAAGGAGATACATAAGTGACGTGAAAGATTACATATACTTGATGGAAGAATctgttaatataattaaaagatgA
- the LOC114876239 gene encoding atypical kinase COQ8B, mitochondrial isoform X1: protein MSQHRVSDVIGVLKGIKAVTGAAIKHQEQTVKHIIETSSLKACAEKCIKDNTKNLGNIKPSKVPSQVTEQLKEVAERINVVEKGIIEFMRLKTNEILGTPFGESTAVKPSKSKLYVYNLSKDPKEISVEMDVANIKSESVSSIQEKQDKSVVKKYTTVKEKIETISKLESEIPKIELSEKDKEILRKLELEHEQKIQKQSIKQDNASETHSDVIEDKNINIGPEKPKAKPSVRPKQTLSPNAKAQKVPATRFQRMVSFGTLGLGLGVGTVAEYTRRTLGFKKQSVGETFDSMFLTKANAERIVSTLCKVRGAALKIGQILSIQDESIINPELQQVFERVRQSADFMPKWQVEKVLASELGHNWRSKLATFEEKPFAAASIGQVHHGTLLNGQDVAIKIQYPGVATGIQSDVENLVGIMKVWNIFPKGMFIDNLVEVAKRELAWEVDYIREAECTRKYRKLMEPYPEYYVPATIDELSTNQIFTTEMIEGIPVDKCTNMDMETREHICKLIMRLCLNELFVFRYMQTDPNWSNFFYNTDTKQLILLDFGACRDYDKSFMDKYIEIIYAASEGDRDKILNLSKEMGFLTGYESKIMEEAHIDAVMVLGQVFDKNHKYYDFGGQDVTKRMQALVPTILDHRLCPPPEEIYSLHRKLSGFFLLCAKLKVKINCRDMFREVYTNYKFG from the exons ATGTCTCAACACAGAGTATCTGATGTCATCGGTGTGCTGAAAGGAATTAAAGCAGTAACTGGTGCTGCTATAAAACATCAAGAACAGACAGTTAAACATATAATAGAGACTTCAAGCTTAAAAGCTTGTGCAGAAAAATGTATAAAGGATAACACAAAGAATTTGGGTAATATAAAACCAAGTAAGGTTCCT AGTCAAGTAACAGAACAGTTGAAAGAAGTAGCAGAACGGATAAATGTTGTTGAGAAAGggataattgaatttatgaGATTAAAAACTAATGAAATCCTTGGAACACCATTTGGTGAAAGTACTGCTGTAAAACCTAGCAAATCCAAGCTATATGTTTATAATCTTTCTAAAGATCCTAAAGAAATATCAGTTGAGATGGATGTTGCTAATATTAAATCAGAATCTGTAAGCAGCATACAAGAAAAACAAGATAAATCTGTTGTAAAGAAGTATACAactgtaaaagaaaaaattgaaacaatatCTAAGTTGGAGAGTGAAATACCAAAGATTGAACTTTCagaaaaagataaagaaattctaaggaaattagaattagaacatgaacaaaaaatacaaaaacaaaGTATAAAGCAAGACAATGCATCAGAAACTCACTCTGATGTAAtagaagataaaaatataaatataggTCCAGAAAAACCTAAAGCTAAGCCATCTGTTAGACCAAAACAGACT CTTTCACCTAATGCAAAAGCCCAGAAAGTTCCAGCTACCAGATTTCAAAGAATGGTAAGCTTTGGAACATTAGGACTTGGTTTAGGTGTTGGAACAGTTGCAGAGTATACACGCAGAACACTAGGATTCAAAAAGCAAAGTGTTGGAGAAACATTTGACAGCATGTTTCTTACCAAAGCAAATGCTGAAAGGATAGTTTCAACTCTGTGTAAAGTAAGAG GTGCAGCTTTAAAAATTGGACAAATTTTAAGCATACAAGATGAAAGCATAATTAATCCTGAATTACAACAAGTTTTTGAACGAGTTAGGCAAAGTGCTGATTTCATGCCAAAATGGCAAGTTGAAAAAGTATTAGCTAGTGAACTTGGGCATAATTGGAGAAGCAAATTAGCTACATTTGAAGAAAAGCCATTTGCTGCTGCTTCAATTG GTCAGGTACACCATGGTACATTATTAAATGGGCAAGATGTTGCAATAAAAATCCAGTATCCTGGTGTAGCTACAGGCATACAAAGTGATGTTGAAAATTTAGTAGGCATAATGAAG GTTTggaatatttttccaaaagGTATGTTTATAGATAACTTAGTGGAAGTAGCAAAGCGAGAACTTGCATGGGAAGTTGATTATATTCGAGAAGCCGAATGTACAAGGAAATATAGAAAACTTATGGAACCTTATCCGGAATATTACGTTCCTGCTACGATAG ATGAATTGTCAACAAACCAGATTTTTACAACTGAGATGATAGAAGGTATTCCGGTAGATAAATGTACGAACATGGATATGGAAACAAGAGAACacatttgtaaattaattatgCGTTTATGTcttaatgaattatttgttTTTCGATATATGCAAACCGATCCGAATTGGTCGAACTTTTTCTACAATACTGATACGAAACAA TTAATATTGTTAGACTTCGGTGCATGTCGAGACTATGACAAATCGTTCATGGATAAAtacattgaaataatttatgcTGCGAGTGAAGGTGATCgtgataaaattttaaacttatctaAAGAAATGGGATTTCTTACAGGATATGAATCTAAA ATCATGGAAGAGGCTCATATAGATGCAGTAATGGTTTTAGGTCAagtatttgataaaaatcatAAATATTATGATTTTGGTGGACAAGATGTAACTAAACG aatGCAGGCATTGGTTCCAACAATATTGGACCATAGACTTTGTCCTCCACCTGAAGAGATATATAGTTTACACAGAAAATTGTCAGGCTTTTTCTTATTGTGTGCTAAACTTAaagttaaaataaattgtcGTGACATGTTTCGTGAAGTatatacaaattataaatttggATGA